Genomic segment of Microbacterium sp. BH-3-3-3:
CGTCGACCCACAGGTACACGCCTTCGCCGTCGTCGATGGCGGCGTCGAAAAGCTGCTGGCCGATCCCGGTGCCGTGGAAGGCGTCGAGCAGGTAGATGAAGTACAGCTCGCGCTCGCGCGGGGCGTCGTCGTCGCGGGCGGGACCCGAGCCGACGAAGCCGACGATCTCGCCGTCGACGAGGGCGGCGTGCATGCGGTAGTCGTCGCCCTGCGAAGCCCAGTGGGTCCAGAGCTCGGCCATGCGACGGGGGGAGACCGCTTCGAGGGCGGCGGTGCTGATCAGGTGATCGTAGGTCTCGTGCCAGCAGGTGGCGTGCACGCGGCCCAGGGCCTCGGCATCCACGTCTCGCACCGGACGGACGACGATGTCGGTTCGGGATTCCGCAGTCATGGCGCGACTCTACGCGGGGGCTCGGCGCGCGGGAAATCGGGCGAGGACGCGCCGCGGATGCCGGAGGGGCACGCCGCACGTGCTGTGGTGAATCGACAAAGCAATCGCCGGTTCGTCGTCGAATCGCTATGCTCGCCCCTCGTGAACGTCCTCTGGCGCACCCTTCTCGTGCTTGTCCGTGCCCGCCGTCGCCTGGGGCGTGAGGGACCCCTCGATCCGAACACGGTGACGCGGCTGCGCATCCGCGTGCTGCCCACCGACATCGACCTGCTGCGGCACCTGAACAACGGTCGATATCTGTCGCTGTTCGACCTCGGACGGTGGGACCTGCTGACCCGCGCGGGCCTCGTCTCGGCGATGACCGCGCAGGGCTGGTACGCCGTGGTGGCGGCCGAGACGATCACGTTCCGCCGCTCGCTCGAGCTCTGGCAGCGCTTCGACCTCGAGACGCGTCTGATCGGCCACGACGACCGCGCGGTCTACCTCGAGCACCGCGCGCTCGTGAAGGGCGAGATCTACGCGCGCGCGATCATCCGCGCCCGCATCCTGCGACGCACCGGCGGAACGGTGCCGCACGACGAGCTCTTCGCCGCGGTCGGCCGGCCCGAGGGGCTGCCCGACATCGAGGCGTGGGTGCACGAGTGGGCCGACGGCTCATCGCTGCCGTCGACGAAGCGTCCGGCGCCCAGCGTCTGGGAGTGACGTCGGGGCCGGTTCCCCGGTCCGGCCCGACCCGGCCTCGCTCAGCGCGCGAAGCGCGCGTCGAGCCAGGCGACCTGCCGCATCCAGTGGCGGTACCCGCCGCCCTCGTGCCCGTTGTACGGGTACACCTCGATCGCCGCGTCGTCGGATGCCAGGGCGTGGAACGCCGCGAACACGCCCGAGGGCAGCACGACGTCGTCCATCAACGCGACCGAGAAGAGCGCCGGCGCCGTGATGCGCCGGGCGAGGATGGCGCCGTCGACGTACGACAGGGTCTCGAGCACGCGGGCGGCGTCGTCGCGGTGCACCGAGAGGAACCTCGTGATCTCGGTGAAGGGGGCCGACGGCGTGCGCACGATCGCGTTCGGGAAGTCGCACAGGAACGGCACGTCGGGAAGCACCGCGGCCACGGCGTCGCCGGCGAGGGCGGCGGCGGCGATCGAGAGTCCACCGCCCTGGCTCACTCCGGTCACCGCGATGCGCGAGGCGTCGACCCCCGGCATCCGCCCGACCTCGTCGACCAGACGCACGGCGTCGGTGCAGAGGCGGCGGTAGTAGTAGTCGCGGGGATCGCGGATGCCGCGGGTCATCACGCCCGGGAACGCGGCGGCCGAGCCGTGGGGATCGGGGGTCTCGCCCACGCTCCAGGCCGATCCCTGGCCGCGGGTGTCCATGATGACGTGGACGTACCCGGCGGCGGCCCAGTTCGTGCGCTCACCGGGGAGGCCGCGCCCCCCGCCGTAGCCGATGTACTCGATGACGGCGGGCAGCACCTCGTCGCCGTGCGGGCGCACGACCCAGCCGCGGATCTCGTCGCCGCCGAAGCCGGTGAACGTCAGGTCGTGCACGCTCAGGGCGCGCACGGGGCCGTCGACCGGGGTCAGGACCGTGGGGCCGGCGGCCTCGCGGGCCGCAGCGAGAGTCTCGCCCCAGAACGCGTCGAGGTCGGCGGGTGCGGTGAGCGCCGGGCGGTACTCGCGCAGCAGCTCGAGCGGCAGGTCGGTGAAGGTCTGAGCCATGCGTGGTCTTTCGTCGGTGAAGGGGTGACCCGACAGTAGCGAACCGGCGGCGCCGCGACCCGCGCCGCGACCGGCCGCGCAACGAACCGTGCGCCGCGACCGGCGGGCCGCGACCCGCGCTCCGCGCCGATCCGCGGGTTGCGCGGCGGGCCGTCGGGATGCCACGCGCGCGATCCCTAGGCTGGCCGCATGAGCACGAAAGACCCGCGCGCCACCGGTTTTGCGCTCTCCTCCGACGTTCCCGCCCGGGCAGCCGCGCGCGCGGCGACCTTCGTGCCGCGCCACCCCGCCCCCGCCGCGCCGACCCGCCGTGGCGAGATGCCGCTCGACGCCGAGGCCGCGGAGTTCACCGCCGCGGTGGCCGACGGCGTGCTGCGCCCCGAGAGCACGACGGCCGCGGCCGCGGCGCTGCACCGCCTCGCCGAAGACGTGCCCGCGACCCTGCCCTGGTTCGTGCGGGGAGCGATCCAGCTGGGCGGGGCGGTGGCGCCCGTTCTGCCGACGCCCGCGGTTCCCCTCGCCCGCCGCGCCCTGCGCGATCTCGTCGCGGGCCTCGCGCTCGACGTCCGCCCCGAACGCCTCGGTGCCGGCATCGGCGCCCTCCGTACCCCCGACGCCGCGGTCGACGTGCGGCTCGTCGGTCCCGCCGTGCTCGGCGAGGCCTCGGCGCGGCGCCGACTCGACGGCATCCGGGCCCTCGCCGCCCGCGACGACGTCGAACGGCTCTCGCTCGCGGTGGCCGACGCGGTGGCGGGGCTCTCGCCCTGGGCGTTCGACGCCGACGTCGAGCACGCCGCCGAGCGACTCCTGCCGCTGTACCTGGATGCCGCGTCGACCGGCACCCACCTGACGCTCGTGGTCGAGGGCCGAGACGATCTCGACCTCACCGTCGCGGTGCTGACCCGCGTGCTCGAGGAGCCCCGCCTGCGGGATCTCACGGCGGGGATCGCGCTGCCGGTCGCCGTCGTCGAGAGCCTCGACGCGGTGCGTGAGCTGGCGGCGTGGGCGCGCGTGCGCGTCGCCGACGGCGGTGCCCGCCTGACGGTGCGGCTGAGCGATGCGCCCTCGCAGACCCCGGATGCCGTGGCCGCGGCCCGACACGGGTGGGCCGCCCCGGCCGCGACCGGACGCGACGACATCGACGCCCTCGCCGTGCGAGCGCTCCGTGACGCGGTGAGTGCCCGCGGCCGCGAGGGTCTCACCGTCGAGTTCGCGACCGCCGATCCCGAACGTGCCGCCCTGGTTCTCGCCGTCGCCTCGGACGCGGGGGTCGAGCCGACCCTGGTGCTGCCCGCCTCGGCGTCGTGGTTCCCCGACGCCGCGCACGTCGTCGCGGCCGCAGCCGTGCACCCCGACGACCTCGACGCGGTCGCTGCCCGCCTGGCCTCGGCATACGCGCGCGTCGTGGCGAGCGCTCCCGCGCTGCCCGTCGCGGCGCCCGCCGCCCCGCGCCCGGCCGCGGGAGCGGAGCGCGCGGAAGACCCCGACGACGCGGGCGACGCCGTCGCGGCGGATTCGTCCGCCGAGCGGGACCCTTCCGACGGAGCCGACACGGCCCCCCTCGACGACGTGTCACGGCCCGACGCGGTCGTGCCCGAGACCGCGGCCGTGGCGGCCCGCGC
This window contains:
- a CDS encoding acyl-CoA thioesterase, producing the protein MNVLWRTLLVLVRARRRLGREGPLDPNTVTRLRIRVLPTDIDLLRHLNNGRYLSLFDLGRWDLLTRAGLVSAMTAQGWYAVVAAETITFRRSLELWQRFDLETRLIGHDDRAVYLEHRALVKGEIYARAIIRARILRRTGGTVPHDELFAAVGRPEGLPDIEAWVHEWADGSSLPSTKRPAPSVWE
- a CDS encoding GNAT family N-acetyltransferase, with protein sequence MTAESRTDIVVRPVRDVDAEALGRVHATCWHETYDHLISTAALEAVSPRRMAELWTHWASQGDDYRMHAALVDGEIVGFVGSGPARDDDAPRERELYFIYLLDAFHGTGIGQQLFDAAIDDGEGVYLWVDDDNPRAHRFYTRNGFSLDGASQVQPFLGEELTEVRFVR
- a CDS encoding acetylxylan esterase, with the protein product MAQTFTDLPLELLREYRPALTAPADLDAFWGETLAAAREAAGPTVLTPVDGPVRALSVHDLTFTGFGGDEIRGWVVRPHGDEVLPAVIEYIGYGGGRGLPGERTNWAAAGYVHVIMDTRGQGSAWSVGETPDPHGSAAAFPGVMTRGIRDPRDYYYRRLCTDAVRLVDEVGRMPGVDASRIAVTGVSQGGGLSIAAAALAGDAVAAVLPDVPFLCDFPNAIVRTPSAPFTEITRFLSVHRDDAARVLETLSYVDGAILARRITAPALFSVALMDDVVLPSGVFAAFHALASDDAAIEVYPYNGHEGGGYRHWMRQVAWLDARFAR